The Halosimplex litoreum genome has a window encoding:
- a CDS encoding CoA-binding protein, whose translation MPVDSDDTLREILDGDTIAVVGLSSTPGKAAHDVPAYMREQGYEVIPVNPYAEEIFGREPYDSLTEVEETVDIVDVFRPTDEVPGIVDEALGRDDVGTVWLQLGIIHDDAGERAEAAGRHFVQDRCLKVEHGRLFG comes from the coding sequence ATGCCAGTCGACTCCGACGACACGCTTCGCGAGATACTCGACGGGGACACGATCGCCGTCGTCGGCCTGTCGAGTACGCCGGGAAAGGCCGCCCACGACGTCCCGGCGTACATGCGCGAGCAGGGCTACGAGGTGATACCGGTCAACCCCTACGCCGAGGAGATATTCGGCCGCGAACCGTACGACTCGCTCACCGAGGTCGAGGAGACGGTCGATATCGTCGACGTGTTCCGGCCGACCGACGAGGTACCGGGGATCGTCGACGAAGCGCTGGGGCGCGACGACGTCGGGACCGTCTGGCTCCAGCTGGGAATCATCCACGACGACGCCGGTGAGCGCGCCGAGGCTGCCGGTCGGCACTTCGTGCAGGACCGCTGTCTGAAGGTAGAACACGGACGGCTGTTCGGCTAG
- a CDS encoding RAD55 family ATPase: MYDLGSMFGNATVAPGTNLLVSGPPLSGKRRMALDVLAHGSERGEGVIVVTTRDSASRVLNDYEALVSDPGSVDIGIVDCVTKHQGRSARDTDIVKYASSPEDMTGIGIKFSEFVEEFRQERGVENVRVLVDSLSTLLMYSDVQTVFRFMHVFTSRIENADAMGIHVIESTAHDDETLNTLQQLFDHAVAVEVDGSVSTTIPDAEPGPLER; this comes from the coding sequence ATGTACGACCTCGGATCGATGTTCGGAAACGCGACGGTGGCCCCAGGTACGAACCTGCTGGTCTCTGGGCCGCCGCTGTCGGGCAAGCGTCGCATGGCGCTCGACGTGCTGGCCCACGGTTCCGAACGCGGAGAAGGAGTGATCGTGGTCACTACCCGCGACAGCGCGAGTCGCGTCCTCAACGACTACGAGGCGCTGGTCTCCGACCCTGGGTCGGTCGACATCGGCATCGTCGACTGCGTGACCAAACACCAGGGACGGAGCGCCCGCGATACGGACATCGTCAAGTACGCTTCTTCGCCCGAGGACATGACCGGGATCGGGATCAAGTTCTCCGAGTTCGTCGAGGAGTTTCGTCAGGAGCGGGGGGTCGAGAACGTCCGCGTGCTGGTGGACTCGCTGTCGACGCTGTTGATGTATTCGGACGTCCAGACCGTCTTCCGGTTCATGCACGTGTTCACGAGCCGGATCGAGAACGCCGACGCGATGGGTATCCACGTCATCGAGTCGACGGCTCACGACGACGAGACGCTGAACACGCTCCAGCAACTGTTCGACCACGCCGTCGCCGTCGAGGTGGACGGCTCGGTGTCGACGACGATCCCCGACGCGGAACCCGGCCCCCTGGAGCGGTAG
- a CDS encoding type II toxin-antitoxin system death-on-curing family toxin, with protein MADSLWYPSVEDVVTIHDDIVSEYPDTPAGVQNRGDIEFALNCIEEGSFGTAPETIHQKAFHLLRLLVANHPFVDANKRTALNSTVVFYFLNGYRFEYDDEIRTILKRFGTDEAAVDEEKTVQYLLSHTEELDLSGEIEEWRDDLIQYGIDQLTGDSSDPND; from the coding sequence ATGGCTGACTCGTTGTGGTACCCGTCGGTCGAGGACGTTGTGACCATCCACGACGACATCGTTTCGGAGTACCCCGATACACCCGCCGGTGTCCAGAATCGAGGAGACATCGAGTTCGCGCTGAACTGCATCGAAGAGGGGAGCTTCGGTACGGCACCCGAGACGATCCACCAGAAGGCGTTTCACCTCCTCCGGCTTCTCGTCGCAAATCACCCCTTCGTCGATGCGAACAAGCGTACCGCCCTCAACTCGACTGTCGTCTTCTACTTCCTCAACGGCTATCGGTTCGAATACGACGACGAAATCAGGACGATCCTGAAACGGTTCGGTACTGACGAGGCGGCCGTCGATGAGGAAAAAACCGTCCAGTATCTCCTCTCCCACACCGAAGAGCTGGATCTATCCGGTGAAATCGAGGAGTGGCGAGACGATCTGATCCAGTACGGGATCGACCAGTTGACCGGCGATTCGTCGGATCCGAACGATTAA
- a CDS encoding PIN domain-containing protein, translated as MKLVIDANVVISALIADSKTRELIVTLEPELLTPAFVYDEIENYEDLIVEKSGMEPDRVAQFIDLLFQYIEVVPADDFYPAIESADDAIGDTDPDDVLYLACAIASDAAIWSDDSDFDEQDLVEAHSTSDVIESFDTH; from the coding sequence ATGAAGCTGGTCATCGACGCCAACGTCGTCATCTCCGCACTCATCGCCGATTCGAAAACGCGGGAACTCATCGTCACGCTCGAACCCGAGCTCTTGACACCCGCGTTCGTCTACGACGAGATCGAGAACTACGAAGATCTGATCGTGGAGAAGTCCGGGATGGAACCGGACCGAGTGGCACAGTTCATCGACCTCCTGTTCCAGTACATCGAGGTCGTTCCTGCCGACGATTTCTATCCGGCTATCGAGAGCGCGGATGACGCGATCGGTGACACAGATCCGGATGATGTGCTCTATCTGGCGTGTGCGATAGCCAGCGATGCAGCCATCTGGAGCGACGATTCCGACTTCGACGAACAGGACCTCGTCGAGGCGCACTCGACGAGTGACGTGATCGAGTCGTTCGATACACACTGA
- a CDS encoding alpha/beta fold hydrolase, with protein MPTVRTNDIETYYERRGEGPPVVFVHGAIVDHSQWDPQLEALSDQYTTIAYDVRGHGRTGGSQRGRYSVDLFADDLDALLDALEFDEAVICGLSTGGCIAQVYAARHPDRVAGLVLADTFAPDYLSVGERLQRSLLLRATVPFVRLFGYERVERWLVRLQERISGEGVSGDYENIERIRETGPKMSTDEFAKVIGAVAGFHRTEVRFPAISAPTLVCYGEHEAPFMRRQARRLATEIGGATLLAVPGGGHASNLDNLEFVTDAVHELLAEVYPGETAETAEVSDGSGA; from the coding sequence ATGCCCACCGTCCGAACCAACGATATCGAGACGTACTACGAGCGCCGCGGTGAGGGCCCGCCGGTCGTGTTCGTCCACGGCGCCATCGTCGACCACTCCCAGTGGGACCCCCAGCTCGAAGCGCTGAGCGACCAGTACACGACGATCGCCTACGACGTACGGGGTCACGGTCGGACCGGCGGGTCCCAGCGCGGTCGCTACTCCGTGGACCTGTTCGCCGACGATCTGGACGCCTTGCTGGACGCGCTCGAATTCGACGAGGCCGTCATCTGTGGGCTCTCGACCGGCGGCTGTATCGCCCAGGTGTACGCCGCGCGCCACCCCGACCGGGTCGCCGGGCTGGTGCTGGCCGACACGTTCGCACCCGACTATCTCTCCGTCGGCGAACGGCTCCAGCGGTCGCTGTTGCTCCGTGCGACGGTGCCGTTCGTCCGCCTGTTCGGCTACGAACGCGTCGAGCGCTGGCTGGTCCGCTTGCAGGAGCGGATCTCCGGCGAGGGCGTCAGCGGCGACTACGAAAACATCGAACGGATCCGCGAGACGGGACCCAAGATGTCGACCGACGAGTTCGCGAAGGTGATCGGTGCGGTGGCGGGGTTCCACCGCACCGAGGTCCGCTTCCCAGCGATCTCCGCGCCGACGCTCGTCTGCTACGGTGAGCACGAGGCGCCGTTCATGCGCCGGCAGGCCCGTCGTCTCGCGACTGAGATCGGCGGCGCGACCCTCCTCGCGGTTCCGGGCGGCGGCCACGCCTCGAACCTCGACAACCTCGAGTTCGTCACCGACGCCGTCCACGAACTGCTGGCGGAGGTCTATCCGGGCGAGACAGCGGAAACGGCCGAGGTGTCGGACGGAAGCGGAGCGTAG
- a CDS encoding TMEM175 family protein, whose product MPPTLRGEVEETDRLLALSDGVVAIAITLLVLDISVPEVPPGTPSATVETLVFDQWDDFVGYVLGFLVIGLYWTLHRRVFTQIEAHDRGVVWLNLVFLLFVAFVPFGTSVFSAHPNRFGVSFVAGVLALTGLSLAFLWLYASRKRLLRAGLGSRAVRIQATRFLVSPLVFACSIGVAAFDPVWGMATWTLLVPINAALNSRLVESAEAASRAAE is encoded by the coding sequence ATGCCGCCAACGCTTCGGGGTGAGGTCGAGGAGACGGACCGATTGCTCGCGCTCTCGGACGGCGTCGTCGCGATCGCGATCACGCTGTTGGTGCTCGATATCTCCGTGCCCGAGGTGCCGCCCGGGACGCCGTCGGCGACCGTGGAGACGCTCGTCTTCGACCAGTGGGACGATTTCGTCGGCTACGTGCTGGGGTTCCTCGTGATCGGGCTGTACTGGACGCTCCATCGGCGCGTGTTCACTCAGATCGAGGCACACGACCGCGGCGTCGTCTGGCTGAATCTGGTCTTCCTGCTGTTCGTGGCGTTCGTCCCGTTCGGGACGAGCGTGTTCAGCGCGCATCCGAACCGCTTCGGCGTCTCGTTCGTCGCCGGGGTGCTGGCGCTCACTGGTCTCAGCCTCGCGTTCCTGTGGCTGTACGCCTCGCGCAAGCGCTTACTTCGCGCGGGACTGGGGTCACGCGCCGTCAGGATCCAAGCGACCCGATTTCTCGTCTCCCCGCTGGTGTTCGCGTGTTCGATCGGCGTCGCGGCGTTCGACCCCGTGTGGGGGATGGCCACCTGGACGCTGCTCGTCCCGATCAACGCAGCCCTGAACTCGCGACTGGTCGAGAGCGCGGAGGCGGCGTCCCGGGCGGCGGAGTGA
- the hpt gene encoding hypoxanthine/guanine phosphoribosyltransferase produces the protein MERLRESLHEAPIIDKDGYEYLVHPISNGVPMLDPALLREVVVGIVRNADLDVDKIVAPEAMGIHVATALSLQTDIPLVVIRKREYGLPEEVSLEKSTGYSSSEMYINDIEDGDRVLIVDDLLSTGGTLAAITEALDDIGADVADIVVVLNKVGDSALDDTDYEATSLLDITVEDGEVTVH, from the coding sequence ATGGAACGGCTCCGCGAGTCCCTGCACGAGGCACCTATCATCGACAAGGACGGCTACGAGTACCTCGTCCACCCGATCAGCAACGGCGTACCGATGTTAGACCCCGCACTGTTGCGCGAGGTCGTCGTCGGCATCGTCCGCAACGCGGATCTGGACGTCGACAAGATCGTCGCGCCCGAAGCGATGGGCATCCACGTCGCAACCGCCCTCTCCCTGCAGACCGACATCCCCCTGGTCGTCATCCGCAAGCGCGAGTACGGGCTCCCAGAAGAGGTCTCCCTGGAGAAGTCGACGGGGTACTCCTCCTCGGAGATGTACATCAACGATATCGAGGACGGCGACCGCGTCCTGATCGTCGACGACCTGCTGTCGACCGGTGGCACCCTCGCCGCGATCACGGAAGCGCTCGACGACATCGGCGCCGACGTGGCCGACATCGTCGTCGTCCTCAACAAGGTCGGCGACAGCGCCCTCGACGACACCGACTACGAGGCGACCAGCCTGCTCGACATCACCGTCGAGGACGGCGAAGTCACCGTCCACTGA
- a CDS encoding iron-containing alcohol dehydrogenase, which translates to MHRRFVSPRAYVQGAGALADASAEFDRFDAEHAAILGGDTALTAVGDTVSAGLADAGVEVSHTAAGVDRCTDPVLDDHVDAATAADADLVVGVGGGVAMDVATAVADRIDASLAVVPTIASTDAPTSTVAVVYDDAGNFREVRYRDRNPELVLVDTAVVAQAPARFLAYGMGDAIATRFEAEAVAATGGRTDADGASSFAARALAEEAYGRVREHGPDALAAVRRDAVTPAVERVVEANTLLSGLGFESGGTAGAHAVQIGLTNAGVREPHGLLVGFGTVAELLVRDADPDVVSEVLDLLFALDLDVSLAELGVEDAHLTAVGEVACDHGMDLEPVDATSRRVADAVRTADELIRERRAD; encoded by the coding sequence ATGCACCGACGATTCGTCTCCCCTCGCGCCTACGTTCAGGGCGCCGGCGCCCTCGCCGACGCCAGTGCCGAATTCGACCGTTTCGACGCCGAGCACGCCGCTATACTCGGTGGCGACACCGCGCTCACAGCCGTCGGCGACACCGTCTCGGCAGGGCTCGCCGACGCCGGAGTCGAGGTCTCCCACACCGCCGCAGGCGTCGACCGCTGTACCGACCCGGTCCTCGACGACCACGTCGACGCCGCGACGGCCGCCGACGCGGATCTGGTCGTCGGCGTCGGCGGCGGCGTCGCGATGGACGTTGCCACCGCCGTCGCCGACCGCATCGACGCGAGCCTCGCGGTCGTCCCCACCATCGCCAGCACCGACGCGCCCACGAGTACCGTCGCCGTCGTCTACGACGACGCCGGGAACTTCCGCGAGGTCCGCTATCGCGACCGCAACCCCGAACTCGTCCTCGTCGACACCGCCGTCGTCGCCCAGGCCCCCGCCCGCTTCCTCGCTTACGGCATGGGCGACGCTATCGCGACCCGCTTCGAGGCCGAGGCCGTCGCCGCCACCGGCGGCCGCACCGACGCGGACGGGGCGTCGAGCTTCGCCGCCCGAGCGCTCGCCGAGGAAGCGTACGGGCGCGTCCGCGAGCACGGACCCGACGCGCTGGCCGCCGTCCGCCGCGACGCCGTGACGCCCGCCGTCGAGCGCGTCGTCGAGGCCAACACCCTCCTGTCGGGGCTGGGCTTCGAGAGCGGCGGCACCGCCGGCGCCCACGCCGTCCAGATCGGCCTCACCAACGCCGGTGTCCGCGAACCTCACGGCCTGCTCGTCGGCTTCGGCACCGTCGCCGAACTCCTCGTTCGCGACGCCGACCCCGACGTGGTCTCCGAGGTGCTCGATCTCCTGTTCGCGCTCGACCTAGACGTGAGCCTGGCCGAACTGGGCGTCGAAGACGCCCACCTGACGGCCGTCGGCGAGGTCGCCTGCGACCACGGGATGGACCTCGAGCCCGTCGACGCCACGTCCCGACGAGTCGCCGACGCCGTCAGGACGGCCGACGAGCTGATCCGGGAGCGACGCGCCGACTGA
- a CDS encoding DUF7548 family protein — MKQTRLAPLVGVVGCLLVLVSLGLPYVLVRTAVGSAVGTYYGEGALNPLVGGFFALVAAIVLAAGRDERTDPPLAAGVGIALGFFVVVVVAVWAVTVPVGVIGGMDGPAALSSHRWATLVVAALIPVASLWWSRTLGLL; from the coding sequence ATGAAGCAGACGCGGCTCGCGCCGCTGGTCGGCGTCGTCGGGTGCCTGCTCGTGCTCGTGTCGCTGGGTCTCCCCTACGTGTTGGTCAGGACCGCGGTCGGGTCGGCCGTGGGGACCTACTACGGTGAGGGCGCCCTGAACCCGCTCGTCGGCGGGTTCTTCGCGCTGGTAGCCGCGATCGTCCTCGCCGCGGGTCGAGACGAGCGCACGGACCCGCCGCTGGCGGCCGGCGTCGGCATCGCGCTCGGCTTCTTCGTGGTCGTCGTCGTCGCGGTGTGGGCGGTGACCGTTCCTGTTGGGGTTATCGGCGGCATGGACGGACCGGCGGCGCTGAGTTCCCACCGATGGGCGACGCTCGTGGTCGCCGCGTTGATCCCGGTCGCCAGTCTCTGGTGGTCGCGGACGCTGGGGTTGCTCTGA
- a CDS encoding hybrid sensor histidine kinase/response regulator: MTTGKQSARLLLVDGSASAAETGDRLTERVGTVETAATVDEARDSLTGEGFDCVVANRELSGRDGIDLLAAVRETHPRVPVVLYAREEGEVTASEAVVVGASDAARGSNEADRRESLVARVESAVEASRSGRSGAAGSERSETAHDRERHLYEQILAGMEEGACLYDRDGRFRVVNDYLAELYGTSRDRLEGRESELVEAVRREQSGDRYRELLDGERDVVRGETEIEVPGAGRIAVDYRLSPLRVEGRVEGVVGVARDVTDQRARERQLERAREEQQALIDGMNDTAWVIDTDGEFLAANDTAVERLGYSRAELLDMRPHDIDAGLDDEEITGLIEDMPEDGRQVFETVHRTSDGEEIPVEISSSLIPYHGESAILSVARDITERKRYETELREQNELLEQQRDELDVLNQVLRHDFRNDLQLVTAYAEVLAERVEGEEAEYVETIRERANHAVELTRTARDTAEMMQTREVDDKRVALRPVFEDEIADLREMYPGAIITVESPPPASSVRANEMLGSVFRNLLTNAVQHNDADVPEVTVSVVDRDERVAVRVADNGPGVADEQKSQIFGKGEKGLDSPGTGLGLHLVRTLVEGYGGSVDVTDNDPNGAVFTVELPKAD; this comes from the coding sequence ATGACTACGGGCAAGCAGTCGGCGCGGCTCCTCCTCGTCGACGGCTCGGCGTCGGCCGCGGAGACCGGCGACCGGCTGACCGAACGAGTCGGGACGGTCGAGACGGCGGCGACCGTCGACGAGGCGCGGGACTCGCTGACCGGCGAGGGGTTCGACTGTGTCGTCGCGAACCGCGAACTGTCGGGGCGGGACGGGATCGACCTGCTGGCGGCAGTCAGAGAGACACATCCGAGAGTACCGGTCGTCCTGTACGCGCGAGAAGAGGGCGAAGTGACGGCGAGCGAGGCGGTCGTCGTCGGCGCGAGCGACGCCGCCCGGGGATCGAACGAAGCGGACCGTCGCGAGAGCCTGGTGGCCCGAGTCGAGAGCGCCGTCGAGGCGAGCCGTTCGGGCCGCTCCGGCGCGGCCGGTTCGGAGCGCTCCGAGACGGCTCACGACAGGGAGCGACATCTCTACGAGCAGATCCTCGCGGGGATGGAGGAGGGGGCGTGTCTGTACGACCGGGACGGTCGGTTCAGGGTCGTCAACGACTACCTGGCGGAGCTGTACGGGACGAGTCGGGACCGGCTGGAGGGCCGGGAGAGCGAGTTGGTCGAGGCGGTGCGCCGCGAGCAGTCGGGCGACCGGTATCGCGAGCTGCTCGACGGCGAGCGCGACGTGGTCAGGGGTGAGACGGAGATCGAGGTGCCCGGTGCGGGTCGGATAGCCGTGGACTACCGGCTCAGTCCGCTGCGAGTGGAGGGGCGGGTCGAAGGAGTCGTCGGCGTCGCGCGGGACGTCACGGACCAGCGAGCGCGCGAGCGGCAACTGGAACGCGCTCGCGAGGAACAGCAGGCGCTGATCGACGGGATGAACGACACCGCGTGGGTCATCGACACCGACGGGGAGTTCCTAGCGGCGAACGACACGGCCGTCGAGAGGCTGGGGTACTCGCGGGCGGAGCTGCTCGACATGCGGCCCCACGACATCGACGCGGGGCTCGACGACGAGGAGATAACGGGACTGATCGAGGACATGCCCGAGGACGGGCGACAGGTGTTCGAGACGGTCCACCGGACGAGCGACGGCGAGGAGATCCCCGTCGAGATAAGCTCCAGCCTGATACCGTACCACGGCGAGTCGGCGATCCTGAGCGTCGCTCGCGATATCACCGAGCGCAAGCGCTACGAGACGGAACTGCGCGAGCAGAACGAACTCCTCGAGCAGCAACGCGACGAGCTGGACGTACTGAACCAGGTCCTCCGTCACGACTTCAGGAACGACCTGCAGCTCGTGACCGCCTACGCCGAGGTGCTCGCCGAGCGCGTCGAGGGCGAGGAGGCCGAGTACGTCGAGACGATACGCGAGCGGGCCAACCACGCGGTCGAACTGACGCGGACGGCCAGGGACACCGCCGAGATGATGCAGACTCGCGAGGTCGACGACAAGCGGGTCGCACTTCGGCCTGTCTTCGAAGACGAGATCGCGGACCTACGGGAGATGTACCCCGGTGCGATCATCACCGTGGAATCGCCACCGCCGGCGAGTTCGGTCCGGGCCAACGAGATGCTCGGTTCCGTGTTCAGGAACCTCCTGACGAACGCGGTCCAGCACAACGACGCGGACGTGCCCGAGGTGACCGTCTCCGTAGTTGACCGTGACGAACGTGTGGCCGTCCGGGTGGCCGACAACGGGCCCGGCGTGGCCGACGAGCAGAAGTCGCAGATCTTCGGGAAAGGCGAGAAAGGGCTCGACAGCCCCGGGACCGGCCTCGGGCTCCACCTCGTTCGGACGCTCGTCGAGGGCTACGGCGGGAGCGTGGACGTGACTGACAACGACCCGAACGGGGCCGTCTTCACCGTCGAACTCCCGAAGGCCGACTAA
- a CDS encoding D-2-hydroxyacid dehydrogenase, with the protein MAGSDRIVVLNQPAHGVPASEYAAELRSRLPSYHVKLPRTEGETHETIGTARIVTGMHMDEELLARADDLELFACGSAGVGHLPLDAFRERGVAVTNASGVHGPNIAEQVIGWLLAFARRLDEGWRRERTGTWQHFRADEFQGSTVTVVGMGAIGEAVVERLAGFGVETIGARYSPEKGGPTDEVVGFTDEEAFQGALSRSEYVVVAAPLTDETRGLVGDDELSAMPTDAVLVNVGRGPIVDTDALVDAIRGNELGGAALDVTDPEPLPADHPLWEFDNVRITPHNAGSTPKYWERLADILAENVERTDDGHTDGLRNQVVVPGGE; encoded by the coding sequence ATGGCCGGATCAGACCGGATCGTCGTGTTGAACCAGCCCGCACACGGGGTCCCGGCGAGCGAGTACGCCGCGGAACTTCGCTCGCGACTCCCGAGCTATCACGTCAAGCTCCCGCGGACGGAGGGGGAGACCCACGAGACGATCGGGACGGCCCGGATCGTCACGGGGATGCACATGGACGAGGAACTGCTCGCGCGCGCCGACGACCTCGAACTGTTCGCCTGTGGGTCGGCCGGGGTCGGGCACCTGCCGCTGGACGCCTTCCGCGAACGCGGCGTGGCGGTGACGAACGCCTCCGGCGTCCACGGTCCGAACATCGCCGAGCAGGTGATCGGCTGGCTGCTCGCGTTCGCCCGACGGCTCGACGAGGGATGGCGCCGCGAGCGGACCGGCACCTGGCAGCACTTCCGGGCCGACGAGTTCCAGGGCTCGACGGTGACGGTCGTCGGGATGGGCGCGATCGGCGAGGCCGTCGTCGAGCGCCTGGCGGGGTTCGGCGTCGAGACGATCGGTGCCCGCTACAGCCCGGAGAAAGGCGGTCCGACGGACGAAGTCGTCGGGTTCACCGACGAGGAGGCGTTCCAGGGAGCGCTGTCGCGTTCGGAGTACGTCGTCGTCGCGGCGCCGCTGACCGACGAGACGCGGGGACTCGTCGGTGACGACGAACTCTCGGCGATGCCGACCGACGCCGTCCTCGTGAACGTCGGCCGCGGGCCGATCGTCGACACCGACGCGCTGGTCGACGCGATCCGCGGGAACGAGCTGGGTGGTGCGGCGCTGGACGTGACCGACCCCGAGCCGCTCCCGGCCGACCACCCGCTCTGGGAGTTCGACAACGTCAGGATCACTCCCCACAACGCCGGATCGACACCGAAGTACTGGGAGCGACTGGCCGATATCCTGGCCGAGAACGTCGAGCGGACCGACGACGGACACACCGACGGCCTCCGGAACCAGGTCGTCGTCCCCGGCGGGGAGTGA
- a CDS encoding YncE family protein has protein sequence MTDGDEARLYPNRGERGGAADGAGDGRASVSRRGLLAGSATAGAALTAGCSSGPGDGATDTGTATASERADGDTVVVFNTGDATVSLIDPARDAVVDTQHVGLSSSFPSNQYAPDLTAAAEDPLWLNVGRGVRAVAAGSLSEVARVETGSGSNWQELTPDGANVVVSAREPAHRNLLVDADRESETFGEVTAELDRTDEGGRGDREGPGPCDVTVHPGGTVAYVPDLFGDTLTVLRLDPFEIATQIDVPAAASDATGDSTDGEAASAPWMGTVAPSGDRLIVEHRTGAESVWDTSDPASPEFLGQLTPGADGLGEGALTSEVGPRSRYGYVFTPGTNDVSVVDIEAREVSGRIDIGGSAFAGTWDPAREELYVPVQTNDEVAVIDAASRELVERISVGSAPYGATAARVRPEPDGTASLLAAMAAVGLDVGEADTTYCIGNCACGHRL, from the coding sequence ATGACCGACGGTGACGAGGCGCGGCTGTATCCGAACCGCGGAGAGCGCGGCGGAGCGGCGGACGGCGCCGGTGACGGGCGGGCGAGCGTCTCTCGGCGCGGCCTGCTCGCGGGCTCGGCGACCGCGGGTGCCGCGCTCACCGCAGGGTGTTCGAGCGGCCCCGGCGACGGCGCGACGGACACCGGAACGGCGACCGCGAGCGAGCGCGCCGACGGCGACACGGTCGTCGTCTTCAACACGGGCGACGCGACGGTGAGCCTGATCGACCCCGCCCGCGACGCGGTGGTCGACACCCAGCACGTCGGGCTTTCCTCGTCGTTCCCGTCGAACCAGTACGCCCCCGACCTGACCGCCGCTGCCGAGGATCCGCTGTGGCTGAACGTCGGCCGCGGCGTCCGCGCGGTCGCGGCGGGGTCGCTGTCGGAGGTCGCCCGCGTCGAGACTGGCTCCGGGTCGAACTGGCAGGAACTGACGCCCGACGGGGCGAACGTGGTCGTCAGCGCCCGCGAGCCCGCCCACCGGAACCTCCTGGTCGACGCCGACCGCGAGTCGGAGACGTTCGGCGAAGTGACCGCCGAACTCGACCGGACCGACGAGGGCGGCCGCGGCGACCGGGAGGGACCGGGGCCCTGCGACGTGACGGTCCACCCCGGTGGCACCGTCGCCTACGTCCCCGATCTGTTCGGCGACACGCTGACCGTCCTCCGACTCGACCCGTTCGAGATCGCGACGCAGATCGACGTGCCCGCGGCAGCGAGCGACGCGACCGGCGACTCGACGGACGGTGAGGCCGCGTCGGCACCGTGGATGGGGACGGTCGCGCCGAGCGGCGACCGCCTGATCGTCGAGCATCGGACCGGTGCCGAGAGCGTCTGGGACACGAGCGACCCGGCGAGTCCGGAGTTCCTGGGGCAGCTCACCCCCGGCGCCGACGGGCTCGGCGAGGGCGCGCTCACCAGCGAAGTCGGGCCGCGATCGCGCTACGGCTACGTGTTCACGCCGGGGACGAACGACGTATCGGTCGTCGATATCGAAGCACGGGAGGTGTCCGGCCGCATCGACATCGGCGGGTCGGCGTTCGCGGGCACGTGGGACCCCGCCCGCGAGGAACTGTACGTGCCGGTCCAGACGAACGACGAGGTGGCGGTGATCGACGCGGCTTCGCGGGAACTGGTCGAGCGGATCTCGGTCGGGTCGGCGCCCTACGGCGCGACGGCGGCGCGAGTTCGGCCCGAACCGGACGGGACGGCGAGCCTGCTCGCAGCGATGGCCGCCGTCGGACTCGACGTGGGCGAGGCCGACACGACCTACTGCATCGGTAACTGCGCCTGTGGCCACCGGCTGTGA
- a CDS encoding DUF5798 family protein: MGFGDTAKKIQRVTDIAEKLYERLNQVIEQVQDLKERVESTSDQLDSMDRELAEQRAIVEALAEQQGVDAEAVVAEQLPDPDGDGQPAETAAEGSGDETASNTGSAAADAASSGDATGSGDSAATND, encoded by the coding sequence ATGGGATTCGGTGACACCGCGAAGAAGATCCAGCGCGTGACCGACATCGCGGAGAAGCTCTACGAGCGACTCAACCAGGTGATCGAGCAGGTACAGGACCTCAAGGAACGCGTCGAGTCGACAAGCGACCAGCTCGACTCGATGGACCGGGAACTGGCCGAACAGCGCGCTATCGTCGAGGCGCTCGCCGAACAGCAGGGCGTCGACGCCGAGGCCGTCGTCGCCGAGCAGCTTCCCGACCCCGACGGCGACGGCCAGCCCGCCGAAACCGCGGCGGAGGGGAGCGGCGACGAAACGGCGTCGAACACCGGCTCGGCTGCAGCCGACGCCGCGAGCAGCGGTGACGCGACCGGTTCGGGCGACTCCGCAGCGACCAACGACTGA